The window ACTTTGACCCGGCGACCCACGATGCGGTCGATGGGGTCAGTCAGCCGACGCCGCCCTACACCGAGATGAGCTTTGGGATGGGACAATCGGGCTATCCCGCCATCTGCATGACTCAGCACGCGGCCAACAAGTATTGCCAGTGGCTGAGTGCGCAAACGGGACACTTCTATCGGCTGCCAACGGAAGCTGAGTGGGAGTATGCCTGCCGGGCTGGGACGACGTCCGCGTACTCATTCGGCGAGGGCGACCTGGATGAGCACGGTTGGTACTACGACAACAGCAATGACAAGTATCAGAAGGTCGGCACGAAGAAGCCGAACCCGTGGGGGCTGCATGACATGCACGGCAATGTGTCGGAGTGGACCGCGGACGCTTATGGGGAGTCATATCCGGTGCCCGAAGAGGGCGGTGTGTTGATCAACCCTTGGACGGTGCCGGAGCGGTTGTATCCGCGAGTGGTTCGTGGCGGCAGTTGGTTCGATGACCCGGATCGGCTGCGGTCAGCGGCGCGGCTGGGTAGCTCCGAAGATTGGAAGCAACAGGATCCGCAATTGCCCAAGAGTCTGTGGTATCACACGGACGCGTCGTGGGTTGGGTTCCGCGTGGTGCGGCCGGTGGAGATTCCGACGCTGGAGGAGATGGATGCGTATTGGAACAGTGCGCGTGGGAAGCGATGAGGTGGCCGGATTCGCCAAGAATTCGGATGGGTGAGTGGGTGGGCGGTCCCTCGCTGACGCGGCGGGTTGTGACTCTCGCTTGCTGCGCACGCAGAGATCGGGCGCGAGCAAGTCACCTTTCCTAACCCGATACGTGAGTGAGGCTCAGCCTGGGGAAATACGCGTTTGGCCCTCCCCGGAATTCTCGCTGGACGCTCGCATTCCGACCCTCCCCAACTGCGTTCAGGAGGGTGAATTCAATGTTGCAAGTGAGGTGTGTCCAGACACCAAAGGCTTGTCTACGCGAATCCAGATGCGAGCGTGTGGGGCCCTTGCTGACGTGGCGGGTTGTGACGGGGGCGTCGTAGGCCAGGTTGTACCTGGCGGGGTGGCTGGACGGACGTCGCTGGGGCTTGCGGGATCGGCTGGACGCCTCGCTTTGTTCCAAAGCATCGGCTGGGGTGCCAGGTGATAACCTGGCCTACGTCTGTCGCTGGATTCGCCAGAATTCAGTTTGGTCCCTCGCTCACGCGTCGGGTTGTGATGTTGGTAGCTGGATTCGCGAGAATTCAGATGGTTGACGTGGTGAGGTCCGAATTCTGGCGAATCCGGCTACGAGTGTGGGCGGTCTTGCTGACGCGGCGGGTTGTGACGGTGGTGCGTGGTGCAAGGATGGGGTTGGGCGTGGGGAGGACGGCTCGCTTCTGGTGAAGCATCGGTTGGGATGCCATGTGGAACATGGCCTACGGCTGCGTTGGGAGTTGGTGCTGGCTTGCTAACGCGGCGCGTTGTGATTTTGGGAGGCTGGTCCGAATTCTAGCGAATCCGGTTACGGCGGGATGGGGGCGTTGTCAGACGTCTTCGTAGTCGTCGTCCTCGTATTCTTCTTCGTCGTAGTACTCTTCTTCCTCTTCCTCGTCTTCGTACTCTTCTTCGGCTTCGGTTTGCGAGGAGGCTTTGGGGGTGGCGGTGGTTCCGCCGGAGTCGTCGGTGATGCCTTGCATCGCGTTCCACTGTTCCATTGTCAGCAAGACTTCGCGTGACTTGGACCCGTTGTACTGGCCGACGATGCCGTCTTCGGCCATGTAGTCGACCAATCGTGCGGCTCGTCCATAGCCGATCCCTAGGCAACGCTGAATCAGCGACAACGACCCGCGGCCTTCGCGAATCACGACTTCGATGGCGGATTCGTACAACTCATCTCGCTTGCGAAGCTTGTCGACGTCCATCTCGGATGCGTCGCCTTCTTCGTCGTTGATCTTCAAGTTCATCAGCTCGCCGACGAATTGCTGTTCGCCGCCACTGCTGCAGTGGTCACAGACACGATCGATCTCAGCGTCAGACAGGTAAGTCCCCTGCCCTCGAATCAGCGTGCTGGTGCCGGGCCACAGGAACAACATGTCACCGTTGCCGAGCAGCTTGTCCGCTCCGTTCTCATCGAGCACAACGCGGCTGTCCGTTTTACTGGCGACCTGGAAACTCAGACGTGCGGGCAAGTTCGATTTGATCAGACCCGTGATGACGTCCACGGTTGGCTTTTGCGTTGCCAAGATCAAGTGAATTCCAACCGCCCGACTCTTTTGAGCCAAACGGATGATGTGTTGCTCGACGTCTTTGCCCGCCGTCATCATCAAGTCGGCCATTTCGTCGGCGATGATGACGATGAAGGGAAGCTTGTCTGGCACGTCCGTGTTCTCGTCGTCTTCATCGACTTCCAAACGACGCAGGACTTCATCGCGGCCGAGGTCATTGAAGCTGTTGATGTGACGCACACCGGCTTTGGCGAGCAGTGAGTAGCGCTCTTCCATCTTTTCAACGGCCCAGCCAAGGATCGCTTCGGCTTTCTTCATGTCCGTGATGACGGGGTGCATCAGGTGAGGCAGCCGGCCATAGCCAGACAGTTCGACCATCTTGGGGTCAATCATCAACAAGCGGACTTCGTCGGGCCGGCAGCACATCAGGATGCTGGTGATGATCGCGTTGAGACACACCGATTTACCGGTACCGGTTCGACCTGCGATCAACAGGTGAGGCATCTTGGCCAAGTCGACCGGCATCGGTTCGCCCGAGACGTCTTTGCCTAGGAAGACCGGGATGTTCATCTTCGAGATCCGCGAATCGGATTCTTCGATGACATCGCGAAGCCGGACGACTTGTCGGATCTCGTTGGGGACTTCAATGCCGACGGTGTTCTTGCCGGGGATCGGTGCAACGACGCGAACGCTGGGGACTCGCAGGGCGATGGCGAGGTCATCGGCGAGCGCGGTGATCTTGTTCAGACGCAGGCCGCGTTCAAGTTCCAATTCGTACTGCGCGATGACCGGACCGATTTCGACGTTGGTGACGGTGACGTTGAAGCCAAAGCTGCGAATGGTTTGTTGCAGCATCGCGCTCTTCTGCAATGCTTCGGCGTGTTGTTCTTCGTAGTCAAACCCGTCGCTGCCTTCGAGCAGTTCGAGACTGGGCAAGTGATACTGCGAGATGCCTTCGGGGGCGCCTTCTTGGACCGAGTCATAGAGCTCTTGTTTGGCGTCTTTCTTCTTAGGCATCTTGATCGTCGGCGATGGGCTTTCGTCGTGCGCAGAGTCGTTGCGCAGCGTCGTCGGTTCGCCTTCGACTTCCAAGTCACGCGTGGGAGCTTCTTCTTCCTCCTCTTCCCATTCCTCGTACTCGTATTCTTCTTCGAGTTCCTCGGGAGCTTCCTTCGACTTCTTGAGGCTGGTGCCGATTCCCGCCGCGGCAGCTAAACCGGCAGCACCGAGCTTGGCGACTTTCGCAAGCCCATTGGCGGGTGTTGCTTCTTCCGCTTCTTCGGTTTCGTCTTCTGCGGCTGCTTCGCGTTCTTTGGGATTGCGAAGCTTGATTGTAGGCCCGCTCTCGGCTGGTTCAGGCGGATCGATGCGGCCACCGTTGGGATCCAATGATGCATCGGATTCATCACCATCGATCAAGATGGGGCCATCGAGGTCGCTGAATGGTTGCCGTCTGCGTCGAAGCGTGACCGGCATCGCCTTGGCGGCTTTGGCGAAGCCGCGGCGTGAAACTTTGGCACCGCCAAACAGCACGGTTCGTCCGGCGTAGACCAACATGTAATCCGTTGTCAGCAACAAGCCGACTGACAGCACCGTCAGTGTGAGAATCCAAGAGCCGACGGGGTGGAAGTGTTGCAGCAGGAACGTCGAGGTCATTGCACCGAGGTAGCCACCGTTGCCGACGACGGGCATGCCGTTCAGTTCGATGTCGGTCATCGCGGCGGCGGTGGTCACGGCCAGCAAGGTGATGCAGCCACCGAGCGAACGCAGAACGGGCGCGTTCATGTGACCGCGAATCAACAAGGCGGTCGCGATGCCTCCGCCGGCCGAGATTACCAGGGACGATCCAATGCCGACGGCGCTGAGCAGCATCGAGGAAATCAACGCGCCGAGCGAACCGCATGCGTTTTGGACGACATCGTTGGCGGGATAGACAGCCAGATCAGGTGTGAAGAATTGATTCAGGGGCCAAAACGGTGTGGGGACCGGATCAGCGGGGTCGTGCGTCAAAACGGAAACCAACGTTAACGCAGTCAACGCGACCAGCAGGAGTGCTGGGATATCGCGCCGAATGTCCACCGCGCGTGGCGGGGCGGAATCGTCGGCGTCAGCATTGGCTGTCGTCGTGGACATGGCGTTGAGTTGGAAAGGCCGGAGTGTGAAATGAAGCGAGTTGTGGGGGCGCGGTTGGGGCTGGGGGCCTTGCTGACGCGGCGGGTTGTGATGGTGGGGCGGCTGATTGCTGGATGAATTCGGCGATGGGATTGGTGCGGGAGGCAGGGATTGAATCCAACGCGTGTGCCCTCCCCTCGCCTCGCTCGACCCTCCCAGGGGGAGGGTGATGTGTTCTTGGTCGCTGGTGGCTGGATTCGCCAGAATTCAGAGATTTGCGTTCGTCTGAGGTCCGAATTCGGCGACGCGAGCCGACAACTTGGGCGCATCTACCCGCTTTCGTCGACAGTCTGGCAAGGTGCCCTACAACTCGACCGCGGCGAGCGTCATAATCGCTCGTTTTCCCCATCGCATCACATTTGGATGCCCACGACCTCGTGGGAACGAAAACGGCATGTTTGACGACAAAATCGGCGACCTCGGAGTAACCTTCGACGATGTCCTGTTGCAACCTCGATACAGCGAGGTCGTGCCTAGCGAGGTGGACGTCAGCAGCCAGATGACCCAGCGAATTCGGCTGCAGATCCCGCTGATCTCGTCTCCGATGGACACGGTGACCGAGTCCGAAATGGCGATTGCCCTGGCGAAAGAGGGCGGTTTGGGCATTGTGCACAAGAATTTGTCGGTTCGACGACAGACTGAAGAGGTCCTGAAGGTCAAACGCTCGGCCAACGGGATCATCGTCAATCCGGTGACATTGAATCCCGCTCAAAAAGTCAGTGCGGCGGCGGAGTTGATGGACCGGGCAAACGTCTCCGGGATCCCGATTGTCGAGGATGATCGCACTCTGGCGGGAATTTTGACGCGGCGTGATCTGAGGTTCTTGGAAGACCCCGACATGCCCATTTCCCAGGTAATGACACGTGAAAACTTGGTCACGGCGGTTGGGAATGTAACGCTTGCGCAAGCTGAGAAGATTTTAACGGAAAAAAGGGTCGAGAAACTTCTCCTGATTGACGAAGAAAGAAAACTGACGGGGTTAATCACGATTCGCGACATCGACATGATGAAGCGTTACCCGCGGGCCTGCAAAGATCCGCAGGGACGTCTTCGGGTCGGAGCCGCGATTGGCGTGGGTGACTATGAACGAGCGGAAAGCTTGATCGGCAAAGGTGTCGACGTGCTGGTGGTCGACTCGGCTCATGGACACAGCCGCAATGTGATTGAAACCGTTCGAGAGATTAAGCAGAACAAGTCATGGGACATTGATGTCGTAGCGGGGAACGTCGCAACGGCCGAGGGCGCAGCAGATTTGATTGCGGCCGGAGCTGACGCGGTGAAGGTTGGCATCGGTCCGGGATCGATTTGCACCACACGGGTGATCAGTGGCATTGGAGTGCCTCAGGTCACCGCGATTTTAAGTGCGGTGAAGGTCGCTCAAGAGAAGAACATTCCTGTCATTGCGGACGGAGGAATCCGTTTTAGCGGTGACATCACCAAAGCAATCGCCGCTGGGGCGAGCACCGTGATGATCGGCAGTTTGTTTGCCGGTTTGGCGGAAAGTCCTGGCAAGATGATTTTGTACCAAGGTCGTACCTTCAAGGCGTACCGTGGGATGGGATCGATGGGTGCGATGGTGAAGGGAAGCAGTGATCGGTATCGCCAAAAAGGCACCGAGGCGGGCAAGCTTGTCCCCGAAGGTGTCGAAGGACGCGTGCCGTTCAAAGGCCCGCTCAGTGATTACGCCTACCAGTTGGTCGGTGGTTTGCGTGCGGGCATGGGATATGTCGGTACACGGACGATCGAAGAACTCCGCCGGGACGCGAAATTCATTCGCGTGTCGGCCGCTACGGTGAGGGAGAACCACCCGCATGACATTGCGATCACACAAGAAGCGCCCAACTACAGTCCCGATGTTCACTCGGGCGACGCCGGTTGAGGCAAACGTTCCGACGACCAGCCGCCTGAGTTCATTGCCAGGCAGGTTGGTCCGCCGACGATGGTTGGCCGCTTGCATCGCGGCCGGCTTCAGCGTCGGTGCTCTTTCCGCCAGTTCGGCGGTCATGGCCCAAGACAGCTTTGGCCCCACCCGCGTGAACTCACCCACGCATCCTCTCACGGCGACCACTTCGCCGGCTCCGGTGCAACCGGTTGGTCAACCGATCCCGCGGATGCGTACCGCGGATTTGCTGCAGGCTCAACCGAGCCAGCCCGCTGCCTCGCAAGACTCGCCCATGCGTCGTCCCGGTTGGGATTTGCAATGGCGAAAGAGCCCTCAGATTGCATCCGAAGAAGCGGCTCGGATCAGCAACGCGGCATTCCAAGGGCCAGCTCCTCAGCAACACGAAACATCGTTCCAGCAATCGGTCGCTCACGCCCAGCCGATGCACCAAGCAGCGGACGGTCATGCGGATCAAGCTGGCTCGGCAGTGATTGTTGTGTCGGGAACCAGCCGACGTAACCAAGACGCAGCCACCGATTCAATTCATCCGGCTGCATTCCTGCAGCAACCCGGATCTGGCTTTGGCCTGCCTGAGTTTGATGCTGCACCGCCCGCCGACGCACAACCCATTTCGCCTCCATCGTCGGGCGGATTCGGCATGCCCAGCGATAGTGGGCCTGCCAGTGGCAGCGGCAACCGACCCAATTGGAACGCCAATCCATTCCGCGATGAAGCGGGTGCCAATCCGAACGCAGTACCCAGCAACGGACTCAACTCACCCGTTGAGATGGTTCCACCGGGATTGGAAGAACTGCCAGTTCCTGGGTTGGATTCACCCGACATGACTCCCGATTCATTCGGCCAACCGGATGCATTGGGGCAACCTGATTCGGGCTCGTCGATTCGCGACATGCTTCAAGACGAATCCAATCTGCCAAAGCAACCGCAGCGATCGGATCTGGAAACTCAGCCGTCGCCTTCGGACCGCTTTGAGTCCAACCCGTTTGATCGCCGCAATGAAGAGCAGCGAAACCGTGACGAGTTGGATCGGATGGAATTGGAAGCTCAAGACGGAGGCCGTTTGCGTCCACAAGCTGATCGCGACGACGCTGCGATCATGGGCGACGACGATGGCCCAAGCCGCCGAGCCAGCGGGTTGTCATGCGACGACTTCCGCTCTCGTATCGCAGCACAAACGATCGATCAAGTGTCGCTGGATATCAGCCCACCGTATCGTCCCGATGTGATTGACGAAGACGAATACGTGAAGCTGAAAGAACGCTTTGACGAGCGTCAAGAATCCAGGACTTGGCGAAGCATTGATGGGCGTCCGATGGGCACCGGCCGGTTGGTTGATCTGGCCTATGAGAAGGCTGTGATCGTGACCGAGTTCGGGGCTCGTGAAGAGTTGCCGATCAATCGGCTGAGCGAAGCAGATCTGGGGTTCATCTCCGAGAACTGGGGATTGCCAACGGAGTGTTTGCTGGAACAAGTCGCCTTCACTCCGCGTCGTTGGAAACCGACGACTGTGGTCTGGGCTGCGTCGAACTTGTGCCACAAACCGTTGTACTTCGAAGAAGTCAACTTGGAACGTTACGGTCACACCGCGGGACCCGTGTTGCAACCGGTTCTGTCGTCGGCACACTTCTTCGCGAACATTGCCGTGCTGCCGTACAAGATGGGTGTGCACTCGCCGCATGAATGCCAGTATGCATTGGGCTACTACCGTCCTGGCAACTGTGCTCCTTGGATCATCCCACCAGTGCCGTTGAGCCTGAAGGGTGCTTGGTACCAGGCCGCTGCGGTCACCGGCACAGCACTCTTGGTTCCCTGATACTGACCTAGCCGCGTGGTCTCACCACGCGGCCGGTTGAGGCAAAAATGTCGTAGCCGGATTCGCCAGAATTCGGACGCCAACCAATTCGTGCATCTGAATTCTGGCGAATCCAGCTACTTCGCTTTCGTCGTAATCCGCCGCGTTAGCAAGGCCACTGGAACTCGCCATCAAACCGGTTCTTTTCGGATGCAAGTCAGCCACAGAGGTCACCGAGGACACGGAGGTGTCGCTGTGGTGGTTGCTCAATGGATCAGTTCCAAGTTGTGTTCGATGAACTCTGATTCCTCTGTGGCAGGCAACCAGATATCTCCGTAGCCAGATTCGCCAGAATTCAGATTGCCTGCTGAGTCGAACGTCTGAATTCTGGCGAATTCAGCTACTCAGTGTGCTCGGTGGCAGATTTCTCCTGGATCAATGATTGGTTGACGCAATCTGCCGGGACATTTGAACGGTCGGACTCGAATTTCGTCGGTCATATGTGCGGCAAATGCAACCTCACCTATCACGGAAAATCGAGGTGCAGTTCGCTATAACGTAGCGAATGAACACCACGTCCAAGAGCGATTCAGAGCCGACTTTGACGGAGTCGGTGGCTGACATGATCGAGCGGCTCGGCGAGCCTCCGGCGGACATTTGGGACCGCTTGGTCGATGACGCGGAAAAGCGGTCTAGCAATTCTGGTTCGCCGGATGCGGATGCTGTATCGCTTCGCTCGGCAAGCCATCTCTTTTGGCAAACGCATGGCATCAATTATCGTGGGCAACTCGCGCGCCTCGATGTTGAAGACTCCGTGAGCGGTTCGCTGGCAATTGAGAGCGAACGCGGATTGGAGGTTGCTGATGATGGCGAGTCGGAGGGACTCCGGTTGAGCGATCCAGTTGAGCTAGCGGGTTCAGGATCAAAGTCGAACAAGCCATCCAATCGCAAATTGATCTGGATCGGCGTTGTTGCCGGGGTGGCCTTCGTTGGCGCGGCGTTGTACTGGTGGCCAAGATCGAATCCGCAAGTTGCAATGTCTTCGGACGCACCTGAAGGGCTAGTTCAGCAACATAGACAAGACGCAGATGTGTTCTCGGCGGGGTTCATTGAGACAGATGATGACTCGGCGATGGAGTTGAGCAATTTGATGGAGACGGTCTCGTCACAACCATCAGGGGCAACCAATGTCGATACGACAAGCTTCGATCTGGACGCTTCTGAGATTGTGGGCACCAAAGCGGATGCGAGTCCTTCGACGGGCCAGGCAACCGAGATGACGACGTCGGCGTTTTCGCTGGATGCGTTGATTCCATCGCAGGCTGCGGCGACGACATCAACCGACGGTGAGGTTTCGCGATCGATCGGCAAAGTCGCAAGCGATGTCGACGAATCTTCCGGTGCTGCGATGATCGCGGCGGGTGATGCAGACCGAACCTCGTTTGGTGGTGGCGAGGAAGCGGATGTGATGAGTGACGGCGACCAAGCTGGGATGGAAGTGGATGCGGTGACCGCATCCACGGAGGAATCCAGCGTTGGCGATTCAAATGATTTGTTCGTTTCGTTGCCGCCGATTCCGTCCGGTGATGTTTCGGATGCCGACAGCAGTTCTTGGCCGTTGTTGTCGTTGCAAGACGCTGCGTTGAGATTTCCAAATCGAGTCACTGAGTTCAAAATCGCGGAGGCACGGCTCGAGGTTGTTTCCATCATCAGGCAATCGGATGAGACTGCAATCGCCGAAGTTCGTGTGGATGTCAAAGAACAGGCCTCGCGATTCAAATGGTTGTCGGCTTCCCGGAACGCGGATCGGAGTTCGTTGATTCATGGCCGGATGGAGGTCGCTGCGGGACGTCGTGTTTACATGCGTCCGAGTTTGCAAAGTGATGCGATTGCCATCGATTTGGCGGAGCGTGATGTGAAGATGAAATGGGATCTTTCGGCGCCGCCGGTGCCGAAGCAGGCTCGAATCACGATGGAGTTGCAAGTTCCGGACGAAGTCGATGTGGGCTGGGTCGAGCCCATCGAAAATGAATCGCCTCGGAAGGTGCGAGGCATCGCGGTATTAAGCCAGCAAGATTCTGAATCGGTAGCGGTGGTGGTTCGTGTCGACGTCCAAACGACGCGGATGATGACGGTCCGCGTCCGGTTTGGCGCGAGGTTGGATCCATCGATGCCATGGCAATGGACGGACCGCGAGGATGTCTCGCAAACGTTGGCCGTGGTGACGCGCCAGATGGAATTGGCGGACCTGAGGCACGCTGAGTTGGAAGCCGCCGTCTCACGAGCCGAAAGTGCACGGGCGCGGCGTTTGGAGGCTCGCTTGGATCAACAGTTGGACCAACTTGAGAGTCAGCAGAAGAGCTTGAAGATGTTTGCTGAACGCTTGGCAGAGCTGGATCAGTTGATCGCGATGCTGG of the Rhodopirellula baltica SH 1 genome contains:
- the guaB gene encoding IMP dehydrogenase — translated: MFDDKIGDLGVTFDDVLLQPRYSEVVPSEVDVSSQMTQRIRLQIPLISSPMDTVTESEMAIALAKEGGLGIVHKNLSVRRQTEEVLKVKRSANGIIVNPVTLNPAQKVSAAAELMDRANVSGIPIVEDDRTLAGILTRRDLRFLEDPDMPISQVMTRENLVTAVGNVTLAQAEKILTEKRVEKLLLIDEERKLTGLITIRDIDMMKRYPRACKDPQGRLRVGAAIGVGDYERAESLIGKGVDVLVVDSAHGHSRNVIETVREIKQNKSWDIDVVAGNVATAEGAADLIAAGADAVKVGIGPGSICTTRVISGIGVPQVTAILSAVKVAQEKNIPVIADGGIRFSGDITKAIAAGASTVMIGSLFAGLAESPGKMILYQGRTFKAYRGMGSMGAMVKGSSDRYRQKGTEAGKLVPEGVEGRVPFKGPLSDYAYQLVGGLRAGMGYVGTRTIEELRRDAKFIRVSAATVRENHPHDIAITQEAPNYSPDVHSGDAG
- a CDS encoding DUF1589 domain-containing protein: MEQSEASSRSRKPQRRPSSHPARYNLAYDAPVTTRHVSKGPTRSHLDSRRQAFGVWTHLTCNIEFTLLNAVGEGRNASVQREFRGGPNAYFPRLSLTHVSG
- a CDS encoding formylglycine-generating enzyme family protein, whose protein sequence is MRFGGWVWFGLVGLLCVVGAGNAWEASAQDATAPVKVTPEVSLDDAALLKRIREGILAKETSAEDGIAAGTTQNYKETIPKSGVEFDLIAIPGGEFLMGSPEDEADRLEDEGPRRKVKVSPFWMGKHEVTWDEYEPFMMTEVRREKHGGWTDFDPATHDAVDGVSQPTPPYTEMSFGMGQSGYPAICMTQHAANKYCQWLSAQTGHFYRLPTEAEWEYACRAGTTSAYSFGEGDLDEHGWYYDNSNDKYQKVGTKKPNPWGLHDMHGNVSEWTADAYGESYPVPEEGGVLINPWTVPERLYPRVVRGGSWFDDPDRLRSAARLGSSEDWKQQDPQLPKSLWYHTDASWVGFRVVRPVEIPTLEEMDAYWNSARGKR
- a CDS encoding FtsK/SpoIIIE family DNA translocase, translating into MSTTTANADADDSAPPRAVDIRRDIPALLLVALTALTLVSVLTHDPADPVPTPFWPLNQFFTPDLAVYPANDVVQNACGSLGALISSMLLSAVGIGSSLVISAGGGIATALLIRGHMNAPVLRSLGGCITLLAVTTAAAMTDIELNGMPVVGNGGYLGAMTSTFLLQHFHPVGSWILTLTVLSVGLLLTTDYMLVYAGRTVLFGGAKVSRRGFAKAAKAMPVTLRRRRQPFSDLDGPILIDGDESDASLDPNGGRIDPPEPAESGPTIKLRNPKEREAAAEDETEEAEEATPANGLAKVAKLGAAGLAAAAGIGTSLKKSKEAPEELEEEYEYEEWEEEEEEAPTRDLEVEGEPTTLRNDSAHDESPSPTIKMPKKKDAKQELYDSVQEGAPEGISQYHLPSLELLEGSDGFDYEEQHAEALQKSAMLQQTIRSFGFNVTVTNVEIGPVIAQYELELERGLRLNKITALADDLAIALRVPSVRVVAPIPGKNTVGIEVPNEIRQVVRLRDVIEESDSRISKMNIPVFLGKDVSGEPMPVDLAKMPHLLIAGRTGTGKSVCLNAIITSILMCCRPDEVRLLMIDPKMVELSGYGRLPHLMHPVITDMKKAEAILGWAVEKMEERYSLLAKAGVRHINSFNDLGRDEVLRRLEVDEDDENTDVPDKLPFIVIIADEMADLMMTAGKDVEQHIIRLAQKSRAVGIHLILATQKPTVDVITGLIKSNLPARLSFQVASKTDSRVVLDENGADKLLGNGDMLFLWPGTSTLIRGQGTYLSDAEIDRVCDHCSSGGEQQFVGELMNLKINDEEGDASEMDVDKLRKRDELYESAIEVVIREGRGSLSLIQRCLGIGYGRAARLVDYMAEDGIVGQYNGSKSREVLLTMEQWNAMQGITDDSGGTTATPKASSQTEAEEEYEDEEEEEEYYDEEEYEDDDYEDV
- a CDS encoding membrane protein, coding for MNTTSKSDSEPTLTESVADMIERLGEPPADIWDRLVDDAEKRSSNSGSPDADAVSLRSASHLFWQTHGINYRGQLARLDVEDSVSGSLAIESERGLEVADDGESEGLRLSDPVELAGSGSKSNKPSNRKLIWIGVVAGVAFVGAALYWWPRSNPQVAMSSDAPEGLVQQHRQDADVFSAGFIETDDDSAMELSNLMETVSSQPSGATNVDTTSFDLDASEIVGTKADASPSTGQATEMTTSAFSLDALIPSQAAATTSTDGEVSRSIGKVASDVDESSGAAMIAAGDADRTSFGGGEEADVMSDGDQAGMEVDAVTASTEESSVGDSNDLFVSLPPIPSGDVSDADSSSWPLLSLQDAALRFPNRVTEFKIAEARLEVVSIIRQSDETAIAEVRVDVKEQASRFKWLSASRNADRSSLIHGRMEVAAGRRVYMRPSLQSDAIAIDLAERDVKMKWDLSAPPVPKQARITMELQVPDEVDVGWVEPIENESPRKVRGIAVLSQQDSESVAVVVRVDVQTTRMMTVRVRFGARLDPSMPWQWTDREDVSQTLAVVTRQMELADLRHAELEAAVSRAESARARRLEARLDQQLDQLESQQKSLKMFAERLAELDQLIAMLAGQANLEAELFVSWPDDEQPILRLTSTDG